A single Malaclemys terrapin pileata isolate rMalTer1 chromosome 3, rMalTer1.hap1, whole genome shotgun sequence DNA region contains:
- the ZFP36L2 gene encoding mRNA decay activator protein ZFP36L2, which translates to MSTTLLSAFYDIDFLCKSEKALTNLSSMLDKKAVGTPVTSPSSSFAPGFLRRHSTSNLQALANSSKFPGSSGSSSSSSSSSSSFGSLKETGTGGGGGGGSSSPTALLNKENKFRDRSFSENGERSQHLMQQLQQQAGKGGGGAPINSTRYKTELCRPFEESGACKYGEKCQFAHGFHELRSLTRHPKYKTELCRTFHTIGFCPYGPRCHFIHNADERRPAPGGGTAAPAAAHHHPHPPPPHPAGSTGDLRAFAPRDPPLGGGGGFGPQRGAGERPKLHHSLSFSGFSAHHQHGCGQQPGGRLEAALLESPGGSRTPPPPASASYCDELLSPPCANNAFAFSGQELGSLIAPLAIHSPSFAASPAAAAAAVAAAAFYRCQQQPPPPGGSCPPPPASPPFNFQPLRRLSESPVFDAPPSPPDSLSDRESYLSGSLSSGSLSGSESPSLDSGRRLPIFSRLSISDD; encoded by the exons ATGTCTACGACACTTTTATCTGCCTTCTACGACATCGACTTCTTGTGCAAG AGTGAAAAAGCCCTGACCAACCTGAGCAGCATGCTGGACAAGAAGGCGGTGGGGACCCCCGTGacctcccccagctccagcttcgCGCCGGGGTTTCTGCGAAGGCACTCGACCAGCAACCTGCAGGCTCTGGCCAACAGCTCCAAGTTCCCAGGCTCCTCGGGCTCCAGCTCGTCGTCctcgtcctcctcttcctcgttcGGCAGCCTGAAGGAGACGGGcacgggcggggggggaggcggagggagCAGCAGCCCCACCGCGCTGCTCAACAAGGAGAACAAGTTCCGGGACCGCTCGTTCAGCGAGAATGGCGAGCGCAGCCAGCACCtgatgcagcagctgcagcagcaggcggggaaggggggcggcGGGGCGCCCATCAACTCCACGCGCTACAAGACGGAGCTGTGCCGGCCCTTCGAGGAGAGCGGCGCCTGCAAGTACGGCGAGAAGTGCCAGTTCGCGCACGGCTTCCACGAGCTGCGCAGCCTGACGCGCCACCCCAAGTACAAGACCGAGCTGTGCCGCACCTTCCACACCATCGGCTTCTGCCCCTACGGCCCGCGCTGCCACTTCATCCACAACGCGGACGAGCGCCGCCCCGCGCCCGGAGGGGGAACGGCCGCGCCCGCCGCCGcgcaccaccacccccacccgccGCCGCCGCACCCCGCCGGCAGCACCGGTGACCTGCGCGCCTTCGCCCCGCGGGACCCGCCgctggggggcggcggcgggttCGGGCCCCAGCGCGGCGCTGGCGAGCGGCCCAAGCTGCACCACAGCCTGAGCTTCTCCGGCTTCTCCGCCCACCACCAGCACGGCTGCGGGCAGCAGCCCGGCGGGCGCCTGGAGGCGGCGCTGCTCGAGAGCCCCGGCGGGTCCCGCACCCCTCCGCCGCCCGCCTCCGCCTCCTACTGCGACGAGCTGCTCTCCCCGCCCTGCGCCAACAACGCCTTCGCCTTCTcgggccaggagctgggcagcCTCATCGCGCCGCTCGCCATCCACAGCCCCAGCTTCGCCGCCAGccccgctgccgccgccgccgcggtAGCTGCCGCCGCCTTctaccgctgccagcagcagccgccgccgccggggGGGAGCTGTCCGCCGCCCCCCGCCTCGCCtcccttcaacttccagcccctgCGCCGCCTCTCCGAGTCCCCCGTCTTCGACGCGCCGCCCAGCCCCCCGGACTCGCTCTCCGACCGGGAGAGTTACCTGAGCGGCTCCCTCAGCTCCGGCAGCCTGAGCGGCTCCGAGTCCCCCAGCCTGGACTCCGGCAGGCGCCTGCCCATCTTCAGCCGCCTCTCCATCTCCGACGACTag